One window of the Euwallacea similis isolate ESF13 chromosome 28, ESF131.1, whole genome shotgun sequence genome contains the following:
- the LOC136417427 gene encoding putative odorant receptor 92a yields the protein MSWTSQTQILSYHTRVLKYLLIWPLDFLNERQNFYLTHGCFCYALFCSIPVFSGALYQFYVGIDNVTILLEALIGVGNITGYTIAYICFLKNQDKIRELVEDFQGFIQYSGLELIQKTEKKATKHAKYLLSYATIGQIITYIWQMSSSETCLTQRGTQYYVKHDPCWLPVRNWYPFNASKSKTFWIIFPVEVLLGYHICMFFCLATATIIGLLMQISSQLKCCGNNFEHIFDKVHVETCTELKQKYISLIKYYTHILEYAKRVFKIFNILIVVYISLTSFLMAIICYQIVNPNTSTQDRIKYAILLFAWCLLVYLICYNGQKVQDEAVKVGEGIFKSKWYRNGIDVKLKTYIIFTLARTQKRVEFKTDLFGSISLFQFMAVVKWAYSGLTLLLAVTDDE from the exons ATGTCTTGGACTAGTCAAACCCAAATTCTAAGTTATCACACAAGAGTATTGAAATATCTATTAATTTggcctttagattttttaaatgaaaggCAGAATTTTTATCTCACTCATGGGTGCTTTTGCTATGCACTGTTTTGCAGCATCCCGGTTTTCTCTGGGGCCTTGTATCAG TTTTATGTGGGAATCGACAATGTGACTATTCTCCTAGAAGCCCTTATAGGAGTAGGGAACATTACGGGTTACACTATCGCTTACATTTGCTTCTTGAAGAACCAGGACAAAATACGAGAGCTCGTTGAAGATTTCCAAGGATTCATCCAGTATAGCGGACTAGAGCTGATAcaaaaaactgagaaaaaggCCACAAAACATGCTAAAT ACCTCCTCTCTTATGCTACAATTGGACAGATTATAACATACATATGGCAAATGTCTTCGTCTGAAACATGCCTTACTCAAAGAG GCACTCAGTACTACGTCAAACATGACCCTTGTTGGCTACCAGTCCGGAATTGGTACCCCTTTAATGCGAGCAAATCAAAGACGTTCTGGATCATTTTTCCAGTTGAAGTTTTATTGGGGTATCACATTTGCATGTTCTTCTGCTTGGCAACTGCCACCATAATTG GTCTTTTAATGCAAATCAGCTCCCAACTAAAATGCTGCGGAAACAACTTCGAGCACATATTCGACAAAGTTCATGTCGAAACCTGTACAGAGCTAAagcaaaaatacatttccctTATTAAATACTACACTCACATTCTGGA ATATGCCAAACGggtgtttaaaattttcaacattctcATAGTGGTGTACATCAGCTTGACCTCTTTCTTGATGGCCATCATCTGTTACCAGATAGTCAATCCGAACACAAGCACTCAGGATAGGATCAAATATGCAATATTACTGTTTGCTTGGTGTCTGCTGGTGTACTTGATATGCTATAATGGGCAAAAAGTTCAGGATGAG GCTGTCAAAGTTGGAGAGGGAATTTTCAAAAGCAAGTGGTACAGGAATGGAATCGATGTCAAGTTGAAAACGTACATTATTTTCACTTTGGCCAGAACGCAGAAAAGAGTGGAGTTTAAAACTGATTTATTCGGCTCAATATCTTTGTTTCAGTTCATGGCG GTCGTCAAATGGGCGTATTCGGGATTAACTTTACTTCTGGCAGTTACTGACGATGAATAG